In Desulfovibrio sp. 86, the following proteins share a genomic window:
- a CDS encoding response regulator translates to MTKEDIKILLVDDEKQFVDTLAERLAMRGFAARVAYDGPEALQAVEQPTDVIVLDLRMPGMDGFEVLRNVKKSNPQVQVIILTGHGGDAEEQTAYRMGAYNFLRKPMDIDELLSSIRMAYRDKLENAMVAVSLAEGGDFDSARDVMNEKDIMQDHEK, encoded by the coding sequence ATGACCAAGGAAGACATCAAGATTCTGCTGGTGGACGATGAAAAGCAGTTCGTGGATACGCTGGCCGAACGCCTTGCCATGCGTGGCTTTGCGGCAAGGGTGGCTTATGATGGTCCTGAAGCCCTGCAGGCTGTGGAACAGCCCACGGACGTCATAGTGCTTGACCTGCGCATGCCCGGCATGGATGGCTTTGAAGTGCTGCGCAATGTGAAAAAAAGCAACCCCCAGGTGCAGGTGATCATCCTTACCGGCCACGGCGGCGATGCCGAAGAGCAGACCGCCTACCGTATGGGCGCGTATAATTTCCTGCGCAAGCCCATGGACATTGACGAACTGCTCAGCAGCATCCGCATGGCCTACCGCGACAAGCTGGAAAACGCCATGGTGGCGGTATCGCTTGCAGAAGGCGGCGATTTTGATTCCGCCCGCGATGTCATGAATGAAAAGGATATTATGCAGGATCACGAAAAATAG
- a CDS encoding hybrid sensor histidine kinase/response regulator — protein sequence MRVLIVDDESAFAGPLAQRLSLRGMETRTAHDAGEALKVLHDWPAELVFLDVGLPGMDGVALLKIMREKHPQTDVVMLSGAADMGKAVQAMRRGAFNWLSKPVDLEQVLEECRKARERAALRQEAARLAEAARWRSLGRVAEGVAHEVNNPLNIVVQAAGLIKDCLDEPEAQALPDIDELREAVNTIRTQSLRVREITRKLLMVGHGLDARTGPLDVAAIIGEVTELLRHRFDATGLQCLVDLSGARLPEEQRLADDLAVEDELRPWGSAPELRQIFLHLFENALDAMPHGGVVRVTAKVRRDGQGRSWYDLLVADTGPGIAPDIMPHIFEPFFSSRALQSGCGSHDQYHDSLSGSAMRPGSAAQSHMGRYAGLGLAVARSLAHARGGELSAANSQEGGAVFCLSLPLAQMPSATGQAAGDRSPGGGL from the coding sequence ATGCGCGTGCTGATTGTTGATGACGAGTCGGCGTTTGCCGGGCCTCTGGCTCAGCGTCTGAGCCTGCGCGGCATGGAAACGCGCACGGCCCACGATGCCGGTGAAGCCTTGAAGGTTTTGCACGACTGGCCTGCGGAACTGGTGTTTCTTGATGTGGGCCTGCCCGGCATGGACGGTGTGGCGCTGCTCAAGATCATGCGCGAAAAACACCCGCAGACGGATGTGGTCATGCTCTCCGGGGCCGCAGATATGGGCAAGGCGGTGCAGGCCATGCGCCGGGGGGCTTTCAACTGGCTTTCCAAGCCGGTTGACCTTGAACAGGTGTTGGAAGAGTGCCGCAAGGCACGGGAGCGCGCAGCCCTCCGGCAGGAAGCAGCCCGGCTGGCGGAAGCCGCGCGCTGGCGCAGCCTGGGCCGCGTGGCGGAAGGTGTGGCCCACGAGGTGAATAATCCGCTGAATATCGTGGTGCAGGCCGCCGGGCTCATCAAGGACTGCCTGGATGAGCCCGAGGCGCAGGCCCTGCCGGACATTGACGAACTGCGCGAGGCCGTCAACACCATCCGCACGCAAAGCCTGCGCGTGCGCGAAATAACCCGCAAGCTGCTCATGGTCGGGCACGGGCTGGATGCGCGCACGGGCCCCTTGGACGTCGCGGCCATCATTGGCGAAGTTACGGAACTGCTGCGCCACAGGTTTGATGCCACCGGTTTGCAGTGTCTGGTTGATCTTTCAGGCGCCCGCCTGCCTGAGGAGCAACGCCTGGCGGACGATCTGGCTGTTGAAGACGAGTTGCGGCCCTGGGGCTCCGCGCCGGAGTTGCGGCAAATATTTTTGCATCTGTTCGAAAACGCTCTGGATGCCATGCCCCACGGCGGCGTTGTGCGCGTAACGGCCAAGGTAAGGCGTGACGGCCAGGGCAGGAGCTGGTATGATTTACTGGTGGCTGACACCGGGCCTGGCATAGCGCCAGACATAATGCCCCACATTTTTGAACCATTCTTCAGTTCGCGTGCCCTTCAAAGCGGATGCGGCAGTCATGACCAATACCATGACAGTCTCAGCGGCAGCGCCATGCGCCCCGGCTCTGCAGCACAATCCCATATGGGCCGCTATGCGGGTCTCGGCCTTGCCGTGGCCCGTTCACTGGCGCACGCGCGCGGTGGTGAACTCTCCGCCGCAAACAGCCAGGAAGGCGGGGCAGTCTTTTGCCTCAGTCTCCCCTTGGCGCAAATGCCCTCGGCCACCGGTCAGGCTGCGGGCGACCGCTCTCCGGGCGGCGGCCTCTGA
- a CDS encoding lysozyme inhibitor LprI family protein, translating to MLRSCLKSFRVILPALTMLALLSTAPPAFSAERHTEAQPATTNGAGAPSAKNTQTNAIGTAPTTVSPPSGSQGTAPDADQDDFSPAQADSLFSPGYQACMDRAAGVTTDMQDCIAAELDRLEKTIALKQIALPPVLGEERAKSLHEAVVAWESLRKHGSSAMYDPDGGTLSPLIASLWYLEQTARMAQWLNNLGENAE from the coding sequence ATGTTGCGAAGCTGTCTGAAATCTTTTCGCGTAATTTTGCCTGCGTTGACCATGCTGGCTCTACTGTCCACTGCTCCGCCCGCGTTCAGCGCCGAGCGCCACACTGAAGCCCAGCCCGCGACTACCAACGGCGCTGGCGCTCCTTCGGCAAAAAACACCCAGACAAACGCAATTGGCACGGCTCCCACCACTGTGAGTCCGCCGTCAGGCAGTCAGGGCACTGCCCCGGATGCGGATCAGGACGATTTTTCTCCAGCGCAGGCTGACAGTCTGTTCAGCCCCGGCTACCAGGCGTGCATGGATCGCGCGGCCGGGGTGACCACTGACATGCAGGATTGCATTGCTGCGGAACTGGATCGTCTGGAGAAGACCATCGCCCTCAAGCAGATCGCCCTGCCCCCTGTTTTGGGGGAAGAGCGCGCCAAATCGCTGCATGAAGCTGTCGTCGCCTGGGAGAGCCTGCGCAAGCACGGTTCCTCCGCCATGTATGACCCTGACGGCGGTACGCTTTCGCCGCTTATAGCTTCGCTGTGGTATCTGGAACAGACCGCCCGTATGGCCCAATGGCTGAACAATCTCGGCGAGAACGCCGAGTAG
- a CDS encoding LexA family transcriptional regulator, whose amino-acid sequence MTEKTGFEATLQRLMLSLNAASDAELARALGITPQSVSGARKRGEVPPAWIQECAAETNVNAHWLFFGSGPMYLPEAAEGELPAASPDSEADLIHIPLAEARLSAGTGSLEVSERSDDSYAFRGDFLRRKGNPRRMVLMRVSGDSMVPEIFDNDLVLLDKGQTEISPGRLYAVGFEDAIYIKRIDKIPGKIILHSVNPAYPPVSLDLRGDMADQFRVIGRVLWSGREYR is encoded by the coding sequence ATGACCGAAAAAACCGGCTTTGAAGCGACCCTGCAAAGGCTCATGCTGTCCCTGAACGCCGCGAGCGACGCTGAATTGGCGCGCGCTCTGGGCATCACCCCCCAATCCGTCAGCGGCGCGCGCAAACGCGGCGAAGTGCCGCCAGCCTGGATACAGGAATGCGCGGCGGAAACCAACGTAAACGCCCACTGGCTTTTCTTTGGCAGCGGCCCCATGTACCTGCCTGAAGCGGCGGAGGGCGAGCTTCCCGCAGCTTCGCCTGACAGCGAAGCAGACCTTATCCATATTCCACTGGCTGAAGCGCGGCTTTCCGCTGGTACGGGCAGTCTTGAAGTCAGCGAACGCAGTGATGACAGCTATGCCTTCAGAGGCGATTTTTTGCGCCGCAAGGGCAATCCCAGGCGTATGGTCCTGATGCGCGTATCCGGCGACAGCATGGTGCCTGAAATCTTTGACAACGACCTGGTGCTGCTGGACAAGGGGCAGACGGAAATCAGCCCCGGCCGTCTGTACGCTGTCGGCTTTGAAGACGCCATCTATATCAAACGTATTGACAAAATTCCCGGCAAGATCATACTGCACAGCGTTAACCCGGCATATCCTCCTGTCAGCCTGGACTTGCGCGGCGACATGGCCGACCAGTTCAGGGTTATTGGCCGGGTTCTCTGGTCCGGGCGCGAATACCGTTAG
- a CDS encoding FUSC family protein produces MPISPQTRDLMVRGVLYLLAMCIPIAVSLAWNKPDITLLGGMGALFALFIAPRYTPLPRVLCIGAGGLLVCLAATVGFFTQGNNDLALIPLVLFSWLAALPRPDQAYLSLVVKNMAAAALLTHFGLTSSLSAAVFYMSGIALGATLSVLGIPFGSGQGHGASPFEEFKAFTSGAINDRLFGVAVPLTVLLCTLAARHMNFSHPAWVGLTVLFVMHSDGATELRRIGDRALGTVLGVIAAAPVVFNTQAPLQLAGCIALVALFIPYAQAGHYMLFSLIITFIVLLLVDMAMLGTGGDISLLGWRLIDTILACGGVLVANLTLRLIALTKQQTASTQN; encoded by the coding sequence ATGCCCATTTCCCCGCAAACACGTGACCTTATGGTTCGAGGCGTTCTTTACCTGCTGGCCATGTGCATACCCATTGCCGTCAGCCTGGCCTGGAACAAACCGGATATCACCTTGCTGGGCGGGATGGGGGCGCTGTTCGCCCTGTTCATTGCACCACGCTACACACCCTTGCCGCGCGTGCTGTGCATCGGCGCGGGAGGGCTGCTTGTATGCCTGGCCGCCACTGTGGGCTTTTTTACACAGGGCAATAACGATCTTGCCCTTATTCCCCTGGTACTCTTCAGCTGGCTTGCCGCCCTGCCGCGCCCTGATCAGGCTTACCTCAGCCTTGTGGTCAAAAACATGGCCGCCGCAGCCCTGCTGACCCATTTTGGCTTGACCAGTTCTCTGTCTGCGGCGGTCTTCTATATGTCGGGCATTGCTCTGGGCGCGACGCTCAGCGTGCTGGGCATCCCCTTTGGCAGCGGGCAGGGACACGGAGCAAGCCCCTTTGAAGAATTCAAGGCTTTCACAAGCGGGGCCATCAACGACCGCCTTTTTGGCGTGGCGGTTCCCCTTACGGTGCTGCTCTGCACGCTGGCAGCGCGCCATATGAATTTCAGCCATCCTGCATGGGTGGGGCTGACCGTACTCTTTGTCATGCACAGCGATGGCGCGACGGAACTACGCCGCATAGGCGACCGGGCCCTGGGCACGGTGCTTGGCGTTATTGCAGCGGCTCCGGTGGTATTCAACACACAGGCCCCCCTGCAGCTTGCCGGCTGCATCGCCCTGGTCGCCCTCTTCATCCCATACGCCCAGGCCGGGCATTACATGCTGTTCAGCCTGATCATTACCTTCATCGTGCTCCTGCTCGTGGATATGGCCATGCTGGGCACGGGGGGCGACATATCCCTGCTCGGCTGGCGGCTGATCGACACTATCCTGGCCTGCGGCGGCGTTCTTGTGGCCAACCTGACCCTACGACTGATAGCGCTGACAAAACAACAAACCGCAAGCACGCAAAACTGA
- a CDS encoding methyl-accepting chemotaxis protein — protein MTIKVRIILGFLLTIAIMAGSTISYVTSKMRDNAEQAYLEASSEQLQIMGSYIEGFLGEAERNLSVLAANEMLINAEGLFPSYVNKTGETLYKRSELGPEAARATRPLARLAEVNPAYAEIYVGYPDGSYGTSMKEGPVPGGYNSSKRPWYVGRMNSNKDVGLADSYLSISGELVLAVTHSMRGPNGEIKGVLGADVSLKGLSDKFAALNFGRTGYFMLIENTGRILCDPRDKELTGKIIGKEVKDPGLEQLFKAKDGLVFTHIKDVSVRANVFTTRFGWKIAVIEDESEIFASANEAIRSVSIIYGIVTVIMLVVAWGIVRSINRPLRLIVVEADKIAQGDLNVRLEPRDFYGELAELRHSLMNMVSNLQNMIATAHQKSKEAEDQALLAKAATEQAEAARHQAESARRDGMLAAASQLEEVVSIISSASNELSARIDQSSHISTESASRLGEAATAMNEMNATVREVAGNASSASAMSDETRGNAENGAQIVLQALKSIDQVHSVSMELKDDMAQLNEHALAINRIMGVISDIADQTNLLALNAAIEAARAGDAGRGFAVVADEVRKLAEKTMASTQDVGNAIKAIQESTAKSVGGMDKALAEVETATGFARQSGEALRQIVQNVETTADQVRAIATASEEQSAASEEINESILQVNDMSGQTAQAMGEAAHAVNELAQQARRLSELIGNMKKA, from the coding sequence ATGACTATCAAAGTAAGGATTATCCTAGGCTTTCTGCTGACCATCGCCATCATGGCGGGCAGCACGATATCCTATGTAACCAGTAAAATGCGTGACAACGCCGAACAGGCGTATCTGGAAGCCTCTAGTGAACAGTTGCAGATTATGGGCAGCTATATCGAAGGATTTCTTGGCGAAGCCGAGCGCAATCTCTCGGTTCTGGCGGCCAATGAGATGCTGATTAACGCTGAGGGGCTTTTTCCCAGCTACGTGAACAAAACGGGCGAGACCCTCTATAAGCGCTCCGAGCTTGGTCCGGAGGCCGCCAGGGCCACCCGGCCTTTGGCGCGTCTGGCCGAGGTGAACCCCGCCTATGCCGAGATTTACGTGGGATACCCTGACGGCAGTTACGGCACTTCAATGAAGGAGGGGCCAGTACCTGGCGGATACAACTCTTCCAAGCGCCCCTGGTATGTGGGCCGTATGAACTCCAACAAGGACGTGGGCCTCGCCGACAGTTACCTGTCCATTTCCGGCGAACTGGTGCTGGCCGTAACACACAGTATGCGTGGCCCCAATGGCGAAATCAAGGGCGTACTGGGAGCCGACGTCTCGCTCAAGGGCCTTTCAGACAAGTTCGCCGCGCTGAATTTCGGCCGTACCGGTTACTTCATGCTTATTGAAAATACGGGGCGCATCCTTTGCGATCCCAGAGACAAGGAGCTTACCGGCAAGATTATTGGCAAGGAGGTCAAGGATCCTGGGCTGGAACAGCTCTTCAAGGCCAAGGACGGCCTTGTGTTCACACACATAAAGGACGTGTCAGTTCGCGCCAACGTGTTCACCACCCGCTTTGGCTGGAAGATTGCCGTCATTGAGGATGAGAGCGAAATTTTCGCCAGCGCCAATGAGGCCATCCGTTCCGTGTCTATCATCTATGGCATCGTGACGGTCATCATGCTGGTTGTGGCCTGGGGCATCGTGCGGTCCATCAACCGTCCTCTGCGTCTGATTGTTGTGGAGGCGGACAAGATTGCCCAGGGCGACCTTAATGTGCGCCTTGAACCGCGCGATTTTTACGGCGAACTGGCGGAATTGCGGCATTCTTTGATGAATATGGTCAGCAATTTGCAAAATATGATTGCAACCGCGCACCAAAAGAGCAAGGAGGCTGAAGACCAGGCTCTGCTGGCCAAGGCCGCCACAGAACAGGCCGAAGCAGCGCGGCATCAGGCTGAGAGCGCCAGGCGCGACGGCATGCTGGCTGCCGCCAGTCAGCTGGAAGAGGTGGTGTCCATCATTTCGTCCGCCTCCAATGAGCTTTCGGCCCGCATAGATCAGTCAAGCCACATATCGACGGAATCCGCCAGTCGCCTTGGCGAGGCCGCCACGGCCATGAACGAGATGAACGCCACCGTGCGCGAAGTGGCGGGCAACGCTTCTTCCGCATCGGCCATGTCGGACGAGACGCGGGGCAATGCCGAAAACGGCGCGCAGATTGTGCTGCAGGCCCTGAAGAGCATTGATCAGGTTCACAGCGTCTCAATGGAACTCAAGGACGACATGGCGCAACTGAACGAGCATGCCCTGGCCATCAACCGCATCATGGGCGTCATTTCAGATATCGCGGATCAGACCAACCTGCTGGCGCTCAATGCCGCCATTGAGGCCGCACGCGCTGGCGACGCCGGGCGGGGTTTTGCCGTGGTTGCCGATGAGGTGCGCAAGCTGGCTGAAAAAACCATGGCGTCCACCCAGGATGTGGGCAATGCCATCAAGGCGATTCAGGAGAGTACGGCCAAGAGTGTCGGCGGTATGGACAAGGCGCTTGCAGAAGTGGAAACCGCCACCGGCTTTGCCCGTCAGTCTGGCGAAGCCTTGCGCCAGATTGTGCAGAATGTGGAAACCACGGCGGATCAGGTGCGGGCCATCGCCACGGCCAGTGAAGAGCAGTCTGCCGCCAGTGAGGAGATCAACGAGTCCATCCTGCAGGTCAACGACATGTCGGGGCAGACCGCCCAGGCCATGGGTGAGGCTGCCCATGCGGTGAACGAACTTGCGCAGCAGGCGCGCCGCCTGAGCGAACTTATTGGGAATATGAAAAAAGCCTGA
- a CDS encoding formate dehydrogenase accessory sulfurtransferase FdhD, translating into MPVFLPSPACVLRVITRINHTGRHEVEDVLLREEAYDLICDGQTVARMHCMPADLEELAVGRLFTLGLLRDARQISSLTIRHPAGQNPDRTPHQSPRLAAENAHGLDPLACASAAATALEAATASETSTTSAASAAEPPCAPADQRAAPLPSLKLRAAGSILVRLAPPPAPETEAQQADVRLDAAQVHSLQAAFEERCALFRQTGAAHSCALADPEGILLFYEDIARHNALDKLIGAMQLQGVPPHGKLMIFSGRLAVDMLEKAAVSGVRLLMAPGAPSLASVELAEAMRISLLGFVRKDNINIYTCPHRVV; encoded by the coding sequence ATGCCCGTTTTCCTGCCTTCACCAGCCTGTGTTTTGCGCGTCATTACCCGTATCAACCATACGGGCAGGCATGAGGTGGAGGATGTGCTTCTGCGTGAAGAAGCCTATGACCTCATCTGTGACGGCCAGACCGTGGCCCGCATGCACTGCATGCCCGCCGACCTTGAAGAACTGGCCGTCGGGAGGCTTTTCACCCTGGGATTGCTGCGTGATGCGCGCCAGATATCATCCCTGACCATCCGGCATCCTGCGGGGCAGAACCCCGACCGCACGCCGCACCAGAGTCCGCGCCTTGCGGCCGAAAACGCCCATGGGCTGGATCCGCTGGCTTGCGCCTCTGCGGCAGCAACGGCATTAGAGGCAGCAACGGCATCAGAGACATCAACGACATCGGCGGCATCAGCGGCCGAACCACCATGCGCGCCTGCGGACCAACGCGCCGCGCCCCTGCCCTCCCTCAAGCTTCGCGCCGCCGGGAGCATCCTTGTCCGCCTTGCCCCGCCGCCGGCCCCAGAAACCGAGGCACAGCAGGCGGACGTGCGGCTTGACGCCGCCCAGGTGCACAGTCTTCAGGCGGCCTTTGAAGAACGCTGCGCGCTTTTTCGGCAAACAGGGGCCGCCCACAGCTGCGCCCTGGCGGACCCTGAGGGCATTTTGCTGTTTTATGAAGACATAGCCCGGCACAACGCTCTGGACAAGCTCATAGGGGCCATGCAGCTTCAAGGCGTGCCCCCTCACGGCAAGCTCATGATCTTCAGCGGGCGTCTGGCGGTGGACATGCTCGAAAAGGCCGCAGTCAGCGGCGTGCGTCTGCTCATGGCCCCGGGCGCGCCCTCGCTGGCCTCGGTGGAACTGGCCGAAGCCATGCGCATAAGCCTTCTCGGCTTTGTGCGCAAAGACAATATCAACATCTATACCTGCCCGCACAGAGTCGTCTGA
- a CDS encoding GNAT family N-acetyltransferase, whose product MEQLAFHELEGHAGWQRAALYSGQADPFCCTPAWQLSFHEVFAPERRLLVRHESRHDVDSVLVFAEQAFSAESMLLTPIDTLWFFSSPLLGPHAVDMLGNLLDELASRHKPFFPRIVISGLQPGGLLPRRLLRTFGRQYDFFMHSETVQCAASLQGGLDGFLSRRSANHRAKMSKGRRRAQNRGIGYERHVPASASEARAVFARMLAVENKSWKGEGQCGMAEEPARSFYDAMLRRLAPARGARVMFAVHEGRDVGFIFGGMAGDVYRGQQFSYDQDWKDAGIGNLLQIEQVAWLCEQGATRYDMGPLTGPRMGYKAHWTEACLPIQTWLMVKK is encoded by the coding sequence ATGGAACAGCTTGCGTTTCATGAGCTTGAAGGGCACGCCGGGTGGCAGCGGGCTGCCCTGTATTCAGGGCAGGCAGACCCCTTTTGCTGTACGCCCGCCTGGCAGCTTTCCTTTCACGAGGTTTTTGCCCCCGAGCGTCGCCTTCTTGTGCGGCATGAGAGCCGGCACGATGTGGACAGTGTCCTGGTGTTCGCCGAACAGGCGTTTTCAGCCGAATCAATGCTGCTGACGCCCATCGACACGTTGTGGTTTTTTAGCTCGCCCCTGCTCGGCCCCCATGCCGTGGACATGCTGGGCAATCTCCTGGACGAGCTTGCTAGCCGCCACAAACCATTTTTTCCGCGCATTGTGATCAGTGGCTTGCAGCCGGGCGGCCTTTTGCCACGCCGCTTGCTGCGGACTTTCGGGCGTCAGTATGATTTTTTTATGCATTCTGAAACCGTACAGTGCGCAGCGTCTCTTCAGGGCGGGCTGGACGGCTTTTTGTCGCGCAGATCCGCCAACCACAGGGCCAAAATGTCCAAGGGGCGGCGGCGCGCCCAGAACCGGGGCATTGGCTATGAGCGGCATGTGCCTGCCTCGGCGTCAGAAGCGCGGGCCGTTTTTGCACGCATGCTGGCGGTAGAGAATAAAAGCTGGAAGGGAGAGGGGCAGTGCGGCATGGCCGAAGAACCCGCCCGCAGCTTTTATGACGCCATGTTGCGGCGGCTTGCTCCGGCACGTGGGGCGCGCGTCATGTTCGCCGTGCACGAGGGCCGCGATGTGGGCTTCATTTTTGGCGGCATGGCGGGCGATGTGTACCGGGGACAGCAGTTCAGCTATGATCAGGACTGGAAGGACGCGGGCATCGGCAATCTGTTGCAGATCGAACAGGTGGCCTGGCTGTGCGAGCAAGGGGCGACCCGTTACGACATGGGGCCGCTGACCGGCCCGCGAATGGGCTACAAGGCCCATTGGACAGAGGCATGCCTGCCCATACAGACATGGCTGATGGTCAAAAAATAG
- a CDS encoding outer membrane protein, whose product MKRFIVAMALALSLALPGLAAAEGTGMYLAPKFLMTIQSTGQMERSSGLAGSGVDDYSQFTMGGALALGYDFWPQQMLPIRAEIEFALRGNSEKSWTDGGANLRDVKGVWNNSTLFANVFWDFHNDSAFTPYVGGGLGMAFNYTGYTFRGNDGSKFEADDRFTNFAWNAGAGVAYNINENFTVDASYRFVSLGYNEVSSNIGGTKYEVGNRPYNNEFLLGLRYGF is encoded by the coding sequence ATGAAACGTTTTATAGTTGCTATGGCACTTGCCCTTTCGTTGGCATTGCCCGGCTTGGCCGCTGCCGAAGGCACCGGCATGTACCTGGCCCCCAAATTCCTTATGACCATCCAGAGCACCGGGCAGATGGAACGCAGCAGCGGTCTGGCCGGCAGTGGTGTGGACGACTACAGCCAGTTTACCATGGGCGGCGCTCTGGCCCTTGGTTACGACTTCTGGCCCCAGCAGATGCTGCCCATCCGCGCTGAAATCGAATTTGCCCTGCGCGGCAACAGCGAAAAAAGCTGGACCGATGGCGGTGCGAACCTGCGTGACGTCAAGGGCGTGTGGAACAACTCCACCCTGTTTGCCAACGTGTTCTGGGATTTCCACAACGACAGCGCCTTCACCCCCTACGTGGGCGGTGGTCTTGGCATGGCGTTCAACTACACCGGCTACACCTTCAGGGGCAATGACGGCAGCAAATTTGAAGCTGATGACCGCTTCACCAACTTCGCCTGGAACGCGGGCGCCGGTGTTGCTTACAACATCAATGAAAACTTCACCGTTGACGCTTCTTACCGCTTTGTGAGCCTTGGCTACAACGAAGTGAGCTCCAACATTGGCGGAACCAAGTATGAAGTTGGCAACCGCCCCTACAACAATGAATTCCTGCTTGGCCTGCGCTACGGCTTCTAA